The following proteins are encoded in a genomic region of Stegostoma tigrinum isolate sSteTig4 chromosome 10, sSteTig4.hap1, whole genome shotgun sequence:
- the LOC125455744 gene encoding insulinoma-associated protein 2 produces MPRGFLVKRNSKWSRLSYRIRTEDEHQLQSDPLRVGVGPAVCPGGLTAQTVSQRGAAEGLHCRVTDEPAQGRTEPDTGYASGGCTKSDLTDWSAASRSPAMPAGHRLETPALDRSCFTPSTAAEAIRQGERSLAAPTEGTRPGSSHPQTPALPGTKPAGPGPWQRKYKSRPKKPKVSRKLRLQDEVSTSPVLGLRIKVDAKDCRAAPASAKPQLLAGYICQLCRENYSDPFSLAQHRCSRIVRVEYRCPECQKVFSCPANLASHRRWHKPRSGTNSAAAEPGKERHRWPGPRQRVDPESKENSKGLSSGERRGFQTMDSSQLSEGGSPGSPGRPERFECVLCSKRFRRQASLEKHQSGHQAAGSAGYRRLQWNRLSFPCPLCNVSLPSADTRNKHLLWHAVSCGEPALLSPAAEQQEPAGGLGGQLFTCRHCPSCFLSSAGLSRHIAKSHPSENRQHFLLQLATRPGC; encoded by the coding sequence ATGCCCAGAGGATTCTTAGTGAAAAGGAACAGCAAATGGTCACGGCTTTCGTATAGAATTCGGACCGAAGACGAGCACCAACTTCAAAGCGACCCCCTGAGAGTGGGTGTGGGGCCGGCGGTGTGCCCGGGCGGTCTCACTGCACAGACAGTTTCCCAGCGCGGCGCCGCGGAGGGTCTTCACTGCCGAGTGACAGACGAGCCAGCCCAGGGACGGACAGAGCCTGACACAGGCTACGCCAGCGGGGGCTGTACAAAATCTGACCTCACCGACTGGTCTGCTGCCTCCCGCAGCCCCGCCATGCCCGCCGGCCACAGGCTGGAGACCCCTGCCTTGGATAGGAGCTGCTTCACCCCCTCTACCGCTGCTGAAGCCATCAGGCAGGGAGAGAGGTCTCTGGCGGCACCGACAGAGGGTACCCGCCCTGGCAGCAGTCATCCACAAACCCCAGCTTTACCGGGCACCAAGCCAGCTGGCCCAGGCCCCTGGCAACGCAAGTACAAATCCCGCCCGAAGAAGCCCAAAGTGAGCCGAAAACTCCGCCTCCAAGACGAGGTGAGCACTTCCCCTGTGCTCGGCCTGAGGATTAAAGTGGACGCCAAGGACTGCCGGGCGGCGCCGGCATCAGCAAAGCCCCAGCTCCTGGCCGGGTACATCTGCCAGCTGTGCAGGGAGAACTATTCGGATCCCTTCTCGCTGGCCCAGCACAGGTGCTCCAGGATAGTCCGGGTCGAATACCGCTGCCCCGAGTGCCAGAAAGTCTTTAGCTGCCCGGCTAACCTGGCATCCCACCGCAGGTGGCACAAGCCTCGCTCCGGGACCAACAGCGCTGCTGCGGAGCCTGGCAAGGAGAGGCACCGCTGGCCCGGACCCCGGCAGCGTGTCGACCCAGAGAGCAAAGAGAACTCCAAGGGCCTGAGCTCCGGGGAGCGCCGCGGATTTCAGACCATGGACAGCTCCCAGCTTAGCGAGGGCGGCTCGCCGGGGAGCCCGGGCCGCCCCGAGCGCTTCGAGTGCGTGCTGTGCAGCAAGAGATTCCGGCGCCAGGCTTCCCTGGAGAAGCACCAGTCCGGCCACCAGGCCGCCGGCTCCGCGGGCTACAGGCGCCTGCAGTGGAACCGCCTCAGCTTCCCCTGCCCGTTGTGCAATGTGAGCCTTCCGTCCGCCGACACCCGCAACAAGCATCTGCTGTGGCATGCGGTGAGCTGTGGGGAGCCAGCCCTGCTCAGCCCCGCAGCCGAGCAGCAGGAGCCTGCCGGCGGCCTGGGCGGGCAGCTTTTCACCTGCAGGCACTGCCCTTCGTGCTTCCTGAGCTCGGCGGGCTTGAGCAGGCACATCGCCAAGTCGCACCCGTCAGAGAACCGGCAGCACTTCCTCCTGCAGCTAGCCACTAGGCCAGGTTGCTAA